In the Polyangiaceae bacterium genome, one interval contains:
- a CDS encoding molybdopterin-binding protein: protein MTPRVVADAAALLIGNELLSGKVHEANLIELARTLRALGIALRRVVMIPDDIDVIATEVHALSRTHGVLFTSGGVGPTHDDVTIEGVARAFDVQAVMHPTLERLLRDAYGGKITEGHLRMALVPEGATLAESTEVRWPTTVHANVWILPGVPEIFRMKLAVVREYLRGPAPFHSKAVFTQMDEASLKPALDAVVAAHPEVDVGSYPKWFDDSYKTKVTFDARDPAKVEAALQAFLALLPPGTPTRVE, encoded by the coding sequence ATGACGCCCCGAGTGGTGGCGGACGCTGCAGCGCTGCTGATTGGTAACGAGCTGCTGAGTGGCAAGGTCCATGAGGCCAACTTGATCGAGCTCGCGCGCACGCTGCGCGCGCTGGGTATCGCGCTGCGCCGGGTCGTGATGATTCCCGACGACATCGATGTCATCGCCACGGAAGTACACGCTCTGAGTCGCACCCACGGGGTGTTGTTCACCAGCGGGGGAGTGGGTCCCACCCACGACGACGTGACGATCGAAGGCGTCGCCCGCGCCTTCGACGTCCAAGCTGTGATGCACCCAACCCTGGAGCGGCTATTGCGGGACGCCTACGGAGGGAAGATCACCGAGGGCCATCTGCGCATGGCGCTCGTCCCGGAGGGCGCGACCCTGGCGGAAAGCACTGAGGTTCGCTGGCCGACGACCGTCCACGCGAACGTATGGATCCTGCCGGGGGTACCGGAGATCTTTCGCATGAAGCTCGCCGTCGTGCGTGAGTACCTGCGTGGCCCCGCGCCGTTCCACTCCAAAGCCGTGTTCACCCAGATGGACGAAGCCAGCCTCAAGCCCGCGCTCGATGCCGTCGTGGCAGCCCATCCCGAAGTGGACGTCGGCTCCTACCCGAAGTGGTTCGACGACAGCTACAAGACCAAGGTCACCTTCGACGCGCGAGATCCGGCCAAAGTCGAGGCGGCGCTGCAGGCGTTTCTGGCGCTGCTGCCCCCGGGAACCCCGACTCGCGTCGAGTAG
- a CDS encoding JAB domain-containing protein, which yields MLDLAISEPRTRRSRQHRDVELLTDAELVVTLLKTSHLPLARRLLQEHGGLVGLSRSGEARLAAGQLVTRAEARRLSAAVELGRRSVRAGLSEVPEIIDSFERVVEWARPGLAALDHEEVWLLSVDGRNALRSARRIARGGQHGCALSAKDVLSPALRDAASGIILVHNHPSGSPEPSPEDVLMTESLASACEVVGLVLLDHVIVARCGASSILAAARER from the coding sequence ATGTTGGACCTGGCCATCTCCGAACCGCGCACACGTCGCTCCCGTCAGCATCGCGACGTGGAGCTACTCACTGACGCCGAACTCGTCGTCACCCTGCTGAAAACCTCGCACCTGCCCTTGGCACGACGCCTGCTGCAGGAACACGGTGGGCTGGTCGGCTTGAGCCGCAGCGGGGAAGCACGGCTCGCGGCAGGCCAACTCGTGACCCGGGCAGAGGCGCGCAGACTGAGCGCGGCGGTGGAACTCGGGAGGCGGTCCGTGCGGGCAGGACTCAGCGAGGTCCCCGAAATCATCGACAGCTTCGAGCGCGTCGTGGAGTGGGCGCGCCCCGGGTTGGCCGCTCTGGACCACGAAGAAGTGTGGCTGCTCAGCGTGGACGGACGCAACGCCTTGCGCTCCGCAAGGCGCATCGCCCGAGGCGGACAGCACGGCTGCGCGCTATCAGCAAAGGACGTGCTCTCCCCCGCCCTGAGAGATGCGGCCAGCGGTATCATCCTAGTGCACAACCATCCCAGTGGCTCCCCGGAGCCCAGCCCGGAAGACGTGCTCATGACCGAGAGTCTTGCAAGTGCGTGTGAGGTAGTGGGCCTGGTGCTGCTGGACCACGTGATCGTGGCGCGGTGCGGCGCCAGCTCGATTCTCGCAGCCGCCAGGGAGCGGTAG
- a CDS encoding HEAT repeat domain-containing protein: MKKTRPVDRPHKATQASSLSSRRGLNVAKRSLNSSDPQERARALTRLGALATPVALEALAKALEPGGAARTSFERWVGVRALAPHARVPVARLALARALSTPGDEATDAYSPLVGRSAALALARAADDESLAVLGQALRQEGPAARAALDAIVAHPPRRIAPLLTARGTPTLTLVEALGRLGDQRAFHTLRDWVRRGSPEIRAAAAVELTRLGDFETIELARVWVKQTDAPALRNAALEILLRGGEADAARQLALDLERPESASSALSLASRAPRPEFGPALVKLLDAGSLDDEDLLALLGRTQSDAAVARLARALEAPHHRAGAALALATMPSPSAGAALEKALGSTSARAWALRGLAMRDALLGDGPGNLGSVSRALLTSEVAGERAAAAWTLASLSDGDALRLLSSKDDIAVIAVARQSTRPPLAARACTRLATETSARLRLALAACLADAKASQRVPSTVLHGLVDDGGEAAPLAARALAMRDDLALRKKLEELAASPSESLRAHVLLGLGASLSPSAQGIIAASLERDASAIVRHAAVIALSMRREKVRRRSLAQAAAWDPDVRVRSAARLALGGRALSAWPQGAGPIWAELTQAQAGAPPRRGVAVRPQGTLSVPLVSDPDGAIVALGFPDGPVELETGRSALAPGEGHAQSAQARRIGD, from the coding sequence GTGAAGAAGACGCGCCCCGTAGACCGCCCGCACAAGGCAACCCAAGCGAGCAGCCTGAGCTCACGCCGCGGACTGAACGTCGCCAAGCGATCGCTGAACAGCAGCGATCCCCAAGAGCGGGCGCGCGCACTGACACGCTTGGGCGCACTGGCGACCCCAGTAGCACTGGAGGCTTTGGCCAAAGCCCTCGAGCCCGGCGGGGCGGCGCGAACTTCCTTCGAACGCTGGGTCGGCGTGCGGGCCTTGGCTCCTCATGCGCGTGTGCCGGTCGCACGTTTGGCGCTGGCACGTGCTCTGAGCACGCCCGGCGACGAGGCGACGGACGCCTATTCGCCCTTGGTTGGGCGATCTGCAGCGCTGGCGCTTGCGCGCGCGGCGGACGACGAGTCTCTGGCCGTTCTGGGGCAAGCGCTGAGGCAAGAAGGCCCTGCCGCGCGCGCGGCACTGGATGCGATCGTCGCGCATCCGCCTCGTCGTATCGCGCCCCTGCTGACCGCACGAGGCACCCCGACCCTGACGTTGGTAGAGGCCTTGGGGCGACTCGGTGACCAACGGGCGTTTCACACGCTTCGGGACTGGGTGCGTCGTGGTTCGCCGGAGATCCGCGCGGCGGCCGCCGTGGAACTGACACGCCTTGGGGACTTCGAGACCATCGAGTTGGCTCGGGTGTGGGTGAAGCAAACCGACGCGCCGGCGTTGAGAAACGCCGCCCTCGAGATCCTGCTTCGCGGTGGTGAAGCCGACGCAGCTCGACAGCTTGCCCTGGACCTGGAGCGACCCGAGTCGGCCTCCAGCGCACTTTCGCTGGCCAGCCGCGCACCGCGACCCGAGTTCGGGCCAGCCCTGGTGAAGTTGCTCGACGCGGGAAGCCTCGACGACGAGGACTTGCTCGCACTTTTGGGCCGCACCCAATCCGACGCAGCGGTGGCCCGATTGGCTCGCGCACTCGAGGCGCCGCATCATCGTGCAGGCGCCGCCCTCGCCTTGGCCACGATGCCGAGTCCGAGTGCGGGCGCTGCGCTCGAGAAGGCGCTCGGCTCCACCTCTGCACGAGCCTGGGCACTCCGCGGACTCGCGATGCGGGACGCACTACTCGGTGACGGCCCCGGCAATCTGGGATCCGTGAGCCGGGCTCTGCTCACGTCGGAGGTTGCAGGCGAGCGGGCCGCCGCGGCGTGGACCTTGGCGTCGCTCAGCGACGGGGACGCCCTGCGGCTGCTGTCGTCGAAAGACGATATCGCGGTGATAGCAGTCGCACGCCAGAGTACGCGACCGCCGCTCGCGGCGCGGGCGTGCACTCGCTTGGCCACGGAAACCTCTGCGAGGCTGCGCTTGGCCCTGGCCGCGTGCCTGGCAGACGCGAAGGCGAGCCAGCGCGTTCCTTCCACCGTGCTGCATGGCTTGGTGGACGACGGCGGAGAGGCAGCGCCGCTGGCCGCACGCGCCCTCGCCATGCGCGACGACCTGGCGCTGCGCAAAAAGCTCGAGGAACTCGCCGCCAGCCCGTCCGAGTCCCTGCGCGCGCACGTGCTATTGGGGCTCGGGGCGAGCCTTTCCCCCTCTGCACAGGGAATCATCGCGGCGAGCCTGGAGCGCGACGCCAGTGCGATTGTGCGTCATGCCGCGGTGATCGCTCTCTCGATGCGCCGCGAAAAAGTGAGGCGTCGTAGCTTGGCGCAGGCTGCAGCGTGGGACCCGGACGTGCGGGTGCGGAGCGCGGCGCGACTTGCCTTGGGCGGCCGGGCACTCTCCGCATGGCCCCAGGGCGCCGGACCGATCTGGGCAGAGCTGACCCAAGCCCAAGCCGGGGCCCCGCCACGCCGAGGGGTCGCGGTGCGTCCTCAGGGAACTTTGTCCGTGCCACTGGTATCCGATCCAGACGGTGCCATCGTGGCGCTGGGCTTCCCCGATGGGCCCGTGGAGCTCGAGACGGGACGCTCCGCTCTTGCGCCGGGCGAAGGCCACGCGCAGAGTGCCCAGGCAAGACGAATAGGTGACTGA
- the xseB gene encoding exodeoxyribonuclease VII small subunit, with amino-acid sequence MAAATPKKRSKSEETQATFEDAMQRLSSIVEQLEGGELSLEQSLALFEEGVVLARRSQATLDAAEKRVEQLLAIEADGSPVTQEFDDES; translated from the coding sequence GTGGCCGCGGCGACCCCAAAGAAGCGTAGCAAGAGCGAAGAGACCCAGGCGACCTTCGAAGACGCCATGCAGCGACTCTCTTCCATCGTCGAGCAACTCGAGGGCGGCGAACTCTCGCTCGAGCAATCCCTGGCCTTGTTCGAAGAAGGGGTGGTGTTGGCGCGACGCAGCCAGGCAACCCTCGACGCAGCCGAAAAGCGCGTCGAGCAGCTGCTCGCGATCGAGGCGGATGGCTCACCAGTGACTCAGGAGTTCGACGACGAGTCATGA
- a CDS encoding cyclic nucleotide-binding domain-containing protein, which translates to MSDPLAQFAALTDVGRQRDHNEDNYLVDPKLSLYVVCDGMGGHAAGEVASAIAVRTLHEEVKREHELIKDYLAGKTGADRVSKRDLIHMVEFAVNRASSKVHAEAVKDPKKRGMGTTLVSVLLAEKEAFITYVGDSRVYLLRNNVVEQLTEDHNVYNELIKRKKIPREKVEKLAPKNAVTRAVGVYEHCEPDTLVVDVVAGDRFLLCTDGLSGYFEEDLEGLGRLMATPDAEAAVRELVAAANERGGGDNITAVVVTVGEIGARDDSRAERLQRKREVLARMPLFRPLNDRELLRVLAVTDVAPYKDGGKVIQEGDRGEELFIVLNGKLKVMVGGTQVATLNPGDHVGEMALIRAQPRSATVVSDGSSELMVIRRADFFEILRKEHQLAVKLLWQFLGVLGDRLAQTNRELNSAREEMAEDITAEIFDLDEDDDNRKTLVLPPPPPSIRSDVED; encoded by the coding sequence ATGAGTGACCCCCTGGCTCAGTTTGCCGCGCTCACGGACGTCGGTCGGCAGCGAGATCACAACGAGGACAACTACCTCGTGGATCCGAAGCTTTCGCTCTACGTAGTATGCGACGGCATGGGTGGGCATGCGGCTGGCGAGGTCGCCAGCGCCATCGCGGTGCGAACGCTGCACGAAGAGGTGAAGCGTGAGCACGAGCTGATCAAGGACTACCTGGCGGGCAAGACGGGGGCGGACCGGGTCAGCAAGCGAGACTTGATCCACATGGTGGAGTTCGCGGTCAACCGTGCGTCGAGCAAGGTTCACGCCGAAGCGGTCAAAGATCCCAAGAAGCGCGGGATGGGCACCACCCTGGTATCGGTGCTGCTGGCAGAGAAAGAAGCGTTCATCACCTACGTGGGGGACAGTCGGGTCTACCTGCTGCGCAACAACGTCGTCGAGCAGCTCACGGAGGACCACAACGTCTACAACGAGCTGATCAAGCGCAAGAAGATCCCCCGAGAGAAGGTGGAAAAGCTCGCGCCGAAGAACGCAGTCACCCGCGCGGTCGGTGTCTACGAGCACTGCGAACCCGACACCCTCGTCGTCGACGTGGTCGCGGGCGACCGCTTCCTGCTGTGCACCGACGGCCTGAGCGGCTACTTCGAGGAAGACTTGGAGGGGCTGGGGCGCCTGATGGCGACTCCCGATGCCGAAGCCGCGGTGCGCGAGTTGGTCGCTGCCGCCAACGAGCGCGGCGGGGGCGACAACATCACCGCGGTGGTGGTCACCGTCGGGGAAATCGGCGCTCGCGACGACTCGCGGGCCGAACGCTTGCAGCGCAAGCGTGAAGTACTTGCACGGATGCCCCTCTTCCGTCCTCTCAATGACCGAGAGCTGCTGCGCGTACTCGCCGTCACGGATGTCGCGCCCTACAAGGACGGCGGCAAGGTAATCCAGGAGGGCGATCGCGGGGAGGAACTCTTCATCGTCCTCAATGGCAAGCTGAAGGTGATGGTCGGTGGGACTCAGGTGGCGACCCTGAATCCAGGCGACCACGTCGGAGAGATGGCGCTGATCCGAGCGCAGCCGCGGTCGGCGACCGTCGTGAGTGATGGCTCGAGCGAGCTCATGGTCATTCGCCGCGCAGATTTCTTCGAGATCTTGCGCAAAGAGCACCAACTCGCCGTCAAGCTGCTGTGGCAGTTCCTGGGCGTCCTGGGAGATCGACTGGCGCAGACCAACCGCGAGCTCAATAGTGCCCGGGAAGAGATGGCCGAGGACATCACGGCCGAGATTTTCGATCTCGATGAAGATGACGACAACCGCAAGACCCTCGTGTTACCCCCGCCTCCGCCATCGATCCGCAGTGACGTCGAGGACTGA